The following are encoded in a window of Halosimplex halophilum genomic DNA:
- a CDS encoding 30S ribosomal protein S6e, giving the protein MADFTVAVSDPEDGHTYQVDVDGQDANRFIGREIGEEVDGGSVGLSGFTLEITGGSDETGRPMRDDVRGTELKQIMLEGGTGYDPERDGERKRVTVRGREVGEATRQINAQITERGGDDPADLLGDEE; this is encoded by the coding sequence ATGGCAGATTTCACGGTCGCCGTCTCCGACCCGGAGGACGGCCACACCTACCAGGTCGACGTGGACGGACAGGACGCGAACCGCTTCATCGGCCGCGAGATCGGTGAGGAGGTCGACGGGGGAAGCGTCGGCCTCTCCGGGTTCACCCTGGAGATCACCGGCGGCTCCGACGAGACCGGCCGCCCGATGCGCGACGACGTGCGCGGCACCGAACTCAAGCAGATCATGCTCGAAGGCGGCACGGGCTACGACCCGGAGCGCGACGGCGAGCGCAAGCGGGTCACCGTCCGCGGCCGCGAGGTCGGCGAGGCGACCCGCCAGATCAACGCCCAGATCACCGAACGCGGCGGCGACGACCCCGCCGACCTGCTCGGCGACGAGGAGTAA